The following are encoded together in the Lathyrus oleraceus cultivar Zhongwan6 chromosome 3, CAAS_Psat_ZW6_1.0, whole genome shotgun sequence genome:
- the LOC127126489 gene encoding transcription elongation factor SPT6 homolog isoform X2 — MWAQKGNIVMETFEDTFEDLDEVMDRYVDPLVTHLRTMLNYRKFRTGLKTEVDELLKTEKEENPMRIVYSFGICHEHPGTFVLTYIRSTNPHHEYIGLYPKGFRFRKKMFEDIDRLVAYFQRHIDDPQNDSAPSIRSVAAMVPMRSPATGGSSGASGAVAAGAVPLI; from the exons ATGTGGGCCCAGAAAGGAAATATTGTCATGGAAACTTTTGAGGATACTTTTGAGGATTTAGATGAG GTTATGGACCGGTATGTTGATCCCTTGGTTACTCATTTAAGAACAATGTTAAATTATCGCAAGTTCAGGACGGGTTTGAAAACAGAAGTTGATGAACTTTTGAAGACCGAAAAGGAAGAGAATCCAATGCGCATAGTTTATAGTTTTGGCATCTGTCATGAACATCCTGGCACATTTGTATTGACTTACATAAGAAGTACAAATCCACACCATGAGTACATTGGTCTTTACCCCAAAGGATTCAGGTTCCGCAAAAAGATGTTTGAGGATATTGACCGGCTTGTGGCATATTTTCAAAGGCACATCGATGATCCACAAAATGATTCAGCACCTTCCATTAGGTCAGTAGCTGCAATGGTGCCAATGCGAAGCCCTGCTACTGGTGGCTCATCAGGAGCATCTGGTGCAGTAGCTGCTGGTGCAGTACCTTTAATTTAA
- the LOC127126490 gene encoding probable nucleoside diphosphate kinase 5 — protein MVWKLTGRNPQSIHIHLCSFSTDGSTKARRTLAIIKPDGLLGNYTDDIKRTISEYGFSIVKEQIVQLGEATVKRFYAEHSSKSFFSSLVKYMTSGPVLVMVLEKDNVVADWRALMGPTDASKAKITHPHSIRAKCGLDTEKNCVHGSDSTKSAQREILFFFDELAPDE, from the exons ATGGTCTGGAAACTGACCGGGCGGAATCCACAGAGCATTCACATTCATCT TTGCAGCTTTTCTACCGATGGAAGTACTAAAGCGCGGAGAACTTTAGCGATCATAAAGCCGGATGGATTGCTCGGTAACTACACAGATGATATCAAGAGAACAATTTCAGAATATGGTTTCAGCATTGTCAAGGAACAGATTGTTCAACTTGGCGAGGCGACTGTGAAAAGATTTTATGCAGAACACTCTTCAAAAAGCTTCTTTTCAAGCCTAGTTAAATACATGACAAG TGGACCAGTGTTAGTCATGGTTTTGGAAAAGGATAATGTTGTTGCTGATTGGCGCGCTTTAATGGGTCCTACTGATGCAAGCAAGGCCAAGATTACTCACCCTCACAG CATTAGAGCAAAATGTGGATTGGACACTGAAAAAAATTGTGTTCATGGTTCAGACTCTACCAAATCTGCACAAAGAGAGATACTATTTTTCTTCGACGAGCTCGCTCCAGATGAGTAA
- the LOC127126489 gene encoding transcription elongation factor SPT6 homolog isoform X1, with translation MICGLPKRKSMYSTFSKAGLWEVASRFGSSSEQIGLCLSVVKLHEFIDPKETPEEVASNFTCAMYDTPEEVLKCARHMVIFKMVEENPRDVGHEMDGLSIVYGDESLPRLYENSQISSEQLPSQQLGIVRRAVALGRFLQNPLAMVATLCGPRKEILSWKLLRILLRI, from the exons ATGATTTGTGGCT TGCCAAAACGGAAGTCAATGTATAGCACTTTCAGTAAGGCAGGTCTGTGGGAGGTTGCAAGCAGGTTTGGGTCTAGTTCTGAGCAAATCGGATTATGTCTATCTGTAGTTAAGCTG CATGAGTTCATAGATCCAAAGGAAACACCAGAAGAGGTGGCTTCTAACTTCACATGTGCCATGTACGATACCCCTGAAGAAGTTCTTAAATGTGCTAGACACATG GTTATTTTTAAGATGGTCGAGGAAAACCCAAGAGATGTTGGGCATGAAATGGACGGGCTCAGTATAGTGTATGGAGACGAATCTCTGCCCCGTCTTTACGAAAATTCCCAAATTTCCTCTGAACAACTTCCTTCGCAGCAGCTAG GTATAGTGAGGCGGGCTGTTGCTCTTGGTCGATTTCTCCAGAACCCATTGGCAATGGTTGCAACATTATGTGGGCCCAGAAAGGAAATATTGTCATGGAAACTTTTGAGGATACTTTTGAGGATTTAG